One genomic region from Bacteroidia bacterium encodes:
- the mnmE gene encoding tRNA uridine-5-carboxymethylaminomethyl(34) synthesis GTPase MnmE has translation MSHYSLKNDTIIAIATPHGQGAVAMLRLSGQDALYYCTEVFKLPGKKPVDVSVFYPNTIHYGEIWTGEILLDEVMLAVYKEPKSYTGEDVVEIFCHGSLYIQQELLMLFTEQGARLAEPGEFTFRGFMNGKFDLSQAEAVADLIASHSATSHQVAMSQVRGGFSQKISVLRENLVNFASLVELELDFSEEDVEFADRGDLKNLVESIIRIIQKLADSFEMGNVIKNGIPVVIVGKPNAGKSTLLNALLEEEKAIVSELPGTTRDVIEDEMIIDGVVFRFMDTAGIRESEDEIERLGVQRTFAQMERSTIVIYLFDVREVKAEELKQIMEEINDHTKKGHVLLVGNKMDLADEERVRKEYEMFPGIVFISAREKSGLDELKMHLVNVFDTRALQVPETVVTNVRHVQALRAAGESLHKVSEGLNQQRSGELLASDIRTALHQLGLITGEVSTEELLDNIFGKFCIGK, from the coding sequence ATGTCGCACTACAGCCTCAAGAACGACACAATTATAGCCATTGCCACTCCTCACGGACAAGGGGCGGTAGCCATGTTGCGCTTAAGCGGCCAGGACGCCTTGTATTACTGCACGGAGGTATTCAAATTACCGGGGAAAAAGCCGGTGGATGTATCGGTTTTCTATCCCAACACGATCCATTACGGAGAAATATGGACCGGGGAGATTTTGCTGGATGAGGTGATGCTGGCTGTATATAAAGAGCCGAAGTCGTACACCGGGGAGGACGTGGTGGAAATTTTCTGTCATGGCAGTTTGTACATACAGCAGGAGTTGCTCATGCTATTCACGGAGCAAGGCGCACGATTGGCAGAGCCCGGAGAATTCACTTTTCGGGGTTTCATGAACGGGAAGTTCGACCTGAGTCAGGCTGAGGCTGTAGCCGACCTGATTGCGAGCCATTCCGCCACGTCGCACCAGGTAGCGATGTCGCAGGTGCGGGGAGGGTTTTCGCAGAAGATTTCGGTGTTGCGCGAGAACCTCGTGAATTTTGCTTCGCTGGTGGAATTGGAGTTGGATTTTTCGGAGGAGGATGTAGAATTTGCGGACCGGGGTGATTTAAAGAATCTGGTGGAGAGCATCATCCGGATCATTCAGAAGCTGGCCGACAGTTTTGAGATGGGAAATGTGATCAAGAACGGCATTCCGGTGGTGATTGTAGGAAAGCCCAATGCCGGGAAGAGTACATTATTGAACGCCCTGTTGGAGGAGGAGAAGGCGATTGTGAGTGAGTTACCCGGCACCACCAGGGATGTGATCGAAGACGAGATGATTATTGACGGGGTGGTATTCCGTTTTATGGATACGGCCGGCATACGGGAGTCGGAGGATGAGATTGAGCGGTTGGGCGTTCAGCGCACCTTTGCGCAGATGGAGCGCAGCACGATTGTGATCTACTTATTTGATGTACGGGAGGTGAAGGCAGAGGAGTTGAAACAGATCATGGAGGAGATCAATGATCACACCAAGAAGGGGCATGTGTTGTTGGTGGGAAACAAGATGGACCTTGCGGACGAGGAGCGGGTGCGGAAGGAATACGAAATGTTTCCGGGCATAGTGTTCATCAGTGCAAGGGAGAAGTCAGGGCTGGACGAATTAAAAATGCATTTAGTGAATGTGTTTGACACCAGGGCGCTGCAGGTACCGGAGACGGTGGTTACAAATGTGCGTCACGTTCAGGCTTTGAGGGCAGCGGGCGAGTCGCTGCATAAAGTGAGTGAAGGATTGAATCAGCAGCGGAGCGGAGAATTGCTTGCCTCCGACATCCGCACGGCACTTCACCAGCTCGGTCTTATCACCGGCGAAGTAAGCACGGAGGAACTACTGGATAATATTTTTGGTAAGTTCTGTATCGGGAAGTAA
- a CDS encoding four helix bundle protein, which yields MKNKDFRTLVAYQKAFELAVSIHQITQGFPKEEKYSLTDQIRRSSRSVCANIAESYRKRRYVKHFVSKLTDADSEAAESIVWLDLSLRFGYINESVHSELSGNYEDIGRLLNYMMSHPAKFSSQP from the coding sequence ATGAAAAATAAAGATTTCAGAACCCTTGTTGCCTATCAGAAAGCTTTCGAACTGGCCGTAAGTATCCATCAGATAACACAAGGCTTTCCAAAAGAAGAAAAGTATTCACTAACAGACCAAATTCGGAGATCGAGCAGATCTGTATGTGCTAACATCGCTGAATCGTATAGAAAAAGAAGATATGTAAAACACTTTGTATCAAAACTAACCGACGCTGATTCGGAAGCAGCTGAATCTATCGTTTGGCTTGATCTCTCCCTCCGATTTGGATATATAAACGAATCCGTACATTCCGAACTTTCAGGCAATTATGAAGATATAGGACGACTCCTTAACTACATGATGTCTCATCCCGCCAAATTCTCCTCCCAACCTTAA
- the sucD gene encoding succinate--CoA ligase subunit alpha, whose product MSVLVNKKSKVIVQGFTGSEGTFHAGQMIEYGTNVVGGVTPGKGGSTHLGKPVFNTVAEAVEKARADVSIIFVPPAFAADAIMESAAAGIKVIVCITEGIPTKDMIQVKEYLKDKNCRLIGPNCPGVISAGEAKVGIMPGFVFKKGKIGIVSKSGTLTYEAADQIVKAGMGISTAIGIGGDPIIGTTTKEAVELFMNDPGTDAIVMIGEIGGGMEAEAARWIKKNGKKPVVGFIAGQTAPAGRRMGHAGAIVGGKDDTAAAKMAIMRSCGIRVCDSPAVIGKTMAALLESKKKPKTKAGKSPKKKKNSPKKAAKKSPAKKSHKPVKKRRK is encoded by the coding sequence ATGAGCGTATTGGTCAACAAAAAATCGAAGGTTATTGTACAAGGCTTTACCGGTTCTGAAGGCACCTTCCATGCAGGACAGATGATTGAATACGGAACGAATGTGGTGGGTGGCGTTACCCCCGGAAAGGGCGGTTCCACTCACCTGGGAAAGCCGGTTTTTAATACAGTAGCTGAAGCGGTAGAAAAGGCCAGAGCCGACGTCTCCATCATCTTTGTCCCCCCCGCATTCGCAGCCGACGCCATCATGGAATCCGCCGCTGCGGGAATCAAAGTGATCGTTTGTATTACAGAGGGAATTCCCACCAAAGACATGATCCAGGTGAAAGAATACCTGAAGGATAAGAATTGTCGTCTCATCGGTCCCAATTGTCCCGGTGTGATCTCCGCCGGAGAAGCCAAAGTGGGAATTATGCCCGGATTCGTTTTTAAGAAGGGAAAAATCGGAATCGTTTCCAAATCGGGGACCTTAACCTATGAGGCAGCCGATCAGATCGTAAAAGCGGGAATGGGAATCTCTACTGCTATAGGTATCGGAGGCGACCCCATCATCGGCACCACCACCAAAGAAGCCGTGGAACTCTTTATGAACGATCCCGGTACCGACGCCATTGTGATGATCGGAGAAATCGGCGGAGGAATGGAAGCGGAAGCGGCACGGTGGATCAAAAAGAATGGTAAAAAACCTGTGGTGGGATTTATCGCCGGTCAAACGGCACCGGCCGGACGAAGGATGGGCCATGCAGGAGCCATCGTTGGTGGTAAAGATGATACGGCTGCGGCTAAAATGGCCATCATGAGAAGCTGCGGTATTAGAGTATGCGACTCTCCCGCTGTAATCGGAAAAACAATGGCGGCACTGCTGGAGAGCAAAAAGAAACCGAAAACAAAAGCAGGAAAGTCTCCCAAAAAGAAAAAAAACTCCCCCAAAAAAGCGGCCAAAAAATCTCCCGCGAAAAAATCACACAAGCCGGTAAAAAAGCGCAGAAAGTAA